From the genome of Methanomicrobia archaeon:
GAGGGAATTGTTCTCACTGGCAAGCCGGCAGTTGCTACGGAAGAAACTGCGTGTGCTGCTTATCGTGCTCGGGATCGCCATAGGCGTCGCAGCCGTCATTGGGGTCACCGCGTTAGGAGAAGGGATTCGGGTACAGGCCGTTGAGCAGATCAAGGCCTCACACGATCTCACCACGATCGAGGTCGCGGCAGGCGTATCCGGAGAGCGTGTGACCCTGATCACCAATTCGAAGATCAATGCGATTGAATCGAGCCCCCATGTTGCGCTCGTGGCACCGTACGTCACGGATTCGTACGTCACGCAGAATAACACGTATCTCGCGGTCAAAGGTATCGCGGCTGAGTATCGCCAGATCCACGCGCAGCAGTTGCAGGTAGCACAGGGCGCGTGGTTTACTGAGGCTGAAGCTGGTGCCGCGGACACGCCAGTTCAGGTGGTGCTGGGCTATGATGTCGCCCGGCGTCTGGCACTGGTAGAAGATCTGGACGTGGGTGACGAGTTCGTGGTGAGGATCAGATTATACGGTGCTGAAGGTCGGCCGGAGGATAAACGAACGACCTTCAGGATCGCGGGTACACTGGCATCGACGGGCGACGCGCATGATAACGAGGTGTTCATGACCGTCACGAATGCGCTCGCCCTGGACGAAAAAGAGTCCTATGACGGGCTGGTAGTTAAAGTAGACGATCCCGCGTTTGCCGCTACGGTACGCGAGCTGATAAAAGATCTTGGCCTCTCGGCGTACTCGGCGCAGGATGTCATCGATGAGGTGAACCGGCTGATGGTAGCCGTAACGGTGGTGCTCGGCTTCTTCTCCGGTATCTCGCTGATCGTCGGCGCGCTTATGGTCATCAATACCATGATCATCTCGGTCTTCGAGCGCACGCGCGAGATCGGGCTCACGAAGGCGCTGGGCGCCTCGGACTTTGACGTCATGAAGCTCTTCCTCGCGGAATGCGTGATCATCGGTCTCATCGGCGGCGTTTGCGGCGATCTGCTCGGTATAGGCTTCTCGAAGCTCATCGACCTCGTCGGCAAGCCCTTTCTAATCAGTGCGCTCGGCGGAAGCATCGGTGCGAATCTGGAAGCAGGGAGCATCACCATCGTGACACCCACCATACTGGTAGCGGGATTCGCCATCGCGCTCGTGCTTTCGGTTCTTTCAGGACTGTATCCCGCGCTGCGTGCGGCGCGACTGAGCCCGCTGGACGCGCTACGGCAACTCTGAGGATACTGTTCGGTTAGATAAGCTCCACGCACCCCAGGTATGCTCGCGCACTGCCTTCCGGGCTCAGCGGCTTCAACTCACAACAAACCCTATTTTTGTGTGCTTTAATAATACCTATAGCTTCTTAAATAGAAATAAGTTTTAACAAAATATAAAATGGTGTTACTTTACGCGGGCGGGATCTGGGACGCGGCGAGGGCTCCACATACCACTGCAGACCGCGAAACGTACAGAGAAGCGGGCGCAGGGCACCTGTCTGCCCGGACAGCACCGCGGGGAGAAGAAGCGGAAGAAAAGTACCGCGCCGCGGAAGGCCGCACCATGAATATCAGTCGCAGAGCGGCGAACTGCAGGATGAAACGGGCTTCTAGCCGGAATGACCTCCTCTGGTGCGTTGACCGCGGCGGCGCGAGCGCACGCACGCATCCAGCCCAGACCTCTTTCCTCCCGGGGCCTCCTCCCTTTT
Proteins encoded in this window:
- a CDS encoding ABC transporter permease; the protein is MRELFSLASRQLLRKKLRVLLIVLGIAIGVAAVIGVTALGEGIRVQAVEQIKASHDLTTIEVAAGVSGERVTLITNSKINAIESSPHVALVAPYVTDSYVTQNNTYLAVKGIAAEYRQIHAQQLQVAQGAWFTEAEAGAADTPVQVVLGYDVARRLALVEDLDVGDEFVVRIRLYGAEGRPEDKRTTFRIAGTLASTGDAHDNEVFMTVTNALALDEKESYDGLVVKVDDPAFAATVRELIKDLGLSAYSAQDVIDEVNRLMVAVTVVLGFFSGISLIVGALMVINTMIISVFERTREIGLTKALGASDFDVMKLFLAECVIIGLIGGVCGDLLGIGFSKLIDLVGKPFLISALGGSIGANLEAGSITIVTPTILVAGFAIALVLSVLSGLYPALRAARLSPLDALRQL